One Pongo abelii isolate AG06213 chromosome 12, NHGRI_mPonAbe1-v2.0_pri, whole genome shotgun sequence DNA segment encodes these proteins:
- the CCT7 gene encoding T-complex protein 1 subunit eta (The RefSeq protein has 1 substitution compared to this genomic sequence) yields MMPTPVILLKEGTDSSQGIPQLVSNISACQVIAEAVRTTLGPRGMDKLIVDGRGKATISNDGATILKLLDVVHPAAKTLVDIAKSQDAEVGDGTTSVTLLAAEFLKQVKPYVEEGLHPQIIIRAFRTATQLAVNKIKEIAVTVKKADKVEQRKLLEKCAMTALSSKLISQQKAFFAKMVVDAVMMLDDLLQLKMIGIKKVQGGALEDSQLVAGVAFKKTFSYAGFEMQPKKYHNPKVALLNVELELKAEKDNAEIRVHTVEDYQAIVDAEWNILYDKLEKIHHSGAKVVLSKLPIGDVATQYFADRDMFCAGRVPEEDLKRTMMACGGSIQTSVNALSADVLGRCQVFEETQIGGERYNFFTGCPKAKTCTFILRGGAEQFMEETERSLHDAIMIVRRAIKNDSVVAGGGAIEMELSKYLRDYSRTIPGKQQLLIGAYAKALEIIPRQLCDNAGFDATNILNKLRARHAQGGTWYGVDINNEDIADNFEAFVWEPAMVRINALTAASEAACLIVSVDETIKNPRSTVDAPAAAGRGRGRGRPH; encoded by the exons ATGATG cCCACACCAGTTATCCTATTGAAAGAGGGGACTGATAGCTCCCAAGGCATCCCCCAGCTTGTGAGTAACATCAGTGCCTGCCAGGTGATTGCTGAGGCTGTAAGAACTACCCTGGGTCCCCGTGGCATGGACAAGCTTATTGTAGATGGCAGAG gcAAAGCAACAATTTCTAATGATGGGGCCACAATTCTGAAACTTCTTGATGTTGTCCATCCGGCAGCAAAGACTTTGGTAGACATTGCCAAATCTCAAgatgctgag GTGGGTGATGGCACCACCTCAGTGACCTTGCTGGCTGCAGAGTTTCTGAAGCAGGTGAAACCCTATGTGGAGGAAGGTTTACACCCCCAGATCATCATTCGAGCTTTCCGCACAGCCACCCAGCTG GCAGTTAACAAGATCAAAGAGATTGCTGTGACCGTGAAGAAGGCAGATAAAGT GGAGCAGAGGAAGCTGCTGGAAAAGTGTGCCATGACCGCTCTGAGCTCCAAGCTGATCTCCCAGCAGAAAGCTTTCTTTGCTAAGATGGTGGTGGATGCTGTGATGATGCTCGATGATTTGCTGCAGCTTAAAATGATTGGAATCAAGAAGGTACAGGGTGGAGCCCTCGAG gatTCTCAGCTGGTAGCTGGTGTTGCATTCAAGAAGACTTTCTCTTATGCTGGGTTTGAAATGCAACCCAAAAAGTACCACAATCCCAAGATTGCCCTTTTGAATGTCGAGCTCGAGTTGAAAGCTGAGAAAGACAATGCTGAGATAAGAGTCCACACAGTTGAG GATTATCAGGCAATTGTTGATGCTGAGTGGAACATTCTCTATGACAAGTTAGAGAAGATCCATCATTCTGGAGCCAAAGTTGTCTTGTCCAAACTCCCCATTGGGGATGTGGCCACCCAGTACTTTGCTGACAGGGACATGTTCTGTGCTGGCCGAGTACCTGAGGAGGATCTGAAGAGGACAATGATG GCCTGTGGAGGCTCAATCCAGACCAGTGTGAATGCTCTGTCAGCAGATGTGCTGGGTCGATGCCAGGTGTTTGAAGAGACCCAGATTGGAGGCGAGAG GTACAATTTTTTTACTGGCTGCCCCAAGGCCAAGACATGCACCTTCATCCTCCGTGGCGGTGCCGAGCAGTTTATGGAGGAGACAGAGCGGTCCCTGCATGATGCCATCATGATCGTCAGGAGGGCCATCAAG AATGATTCAGTGGTGGCTGGTGGCGGGGCCATTGAGATGGAGCTCTCCAAGTACCTGCGGGATTACTCAAGGACTATTCCAGGAAAACAGCAGCTGTTGATTGGGGCATATGCCAAGGCCTTGGAGATTATCCCACGCCAGCTGTGTGACAATGCTGGCTTTGATGCCACAAACATTCTCAACAAGCTGCGGGCTCGGCATGCCCAG GGGGGTACATGGTATGGAGTGGACATCAACAACGAGGACATTGCTGACAACTTTGAAGCCTTCGTGTGGGAGCCAGCTATGGTGCGGATCAATGCGCTGACAGCAGCCTCTGAAGCTGCGTGCCTGATTGTGTCTGTAGATGAAACCATCAAGAACCCCCGCTCAACTGTGGATGCTCCCGCAGCAGCAGGCCGGGGCCGTGGTCGTGGCCGCCCCCACTGA
- the PRADC1 gene encoding protease-associated domain-containing protein 1, which produces MSRRQSQSAVSLVPVVQPAARAGMWAGRRSSCQAKVRRATRGGAAGGNAAPGRALEMVPGAAGWCCLVLWLPVCVAAHGFRIHDYLYFQVLSPGDIRYIFTATPAKDFGGIFHTRYEQIHLVPAEPPEACGELSNGFFIQDQIALVERGGCSFLSKTRVVQEHGGRAVIISDNAVDNDSFYVEMIQDSTQRTADIPALFLLGRDGYMIRRSLEQHGLPWAIISIPVNVTSIPTFELLQPPWTFW; this is translated from the exons ATGAGCAGGCGTCAGAGCCAATCAGCCGTGAGCCTCGTTCCCGTCGTCCAGCCCGCGGCGAGAGCGGGTATGTGGGCGGGACGCCGGAGCAGCTGTCAGGCTAAAGTCCGGCGAGCGACGCGCGGCGGGGCGGCGGGAGGAAACGCGGCGCCGGGCCGGGCCCTGGAGATGGTCCCCGGCGCCGCGGGCTGGTGTTGTCTCGTGCTCTGGCTCCCTGTGTGCGTCGCGGCCCACG GCTTCCGTATCCATGATTATTTGTACTTTCAAGTGCTGAGTCCTGGGGACATTCGATACATCTTCACAGCCACACCTGCCAAGGACTTTGGTGGTATCTTT CACACAAGGTATGAGCAGATTCACCTTGTCCCTGCTGAACCTCCAGAGGCCTGCGGGGAACTCAGCAACGGTTTCTTCATCCAGGACCAGATTGCTCTGGTGGAGAGGGG GGGCTGCTCCTTCCTCTCCAAGACTCGGGTGGTCCAGGAGCACGGCGGGCGGGCAGTGATCATCTCTGACAACGCGGTTGACAATGACAGCTTCTACGTGGAGATGATCCAGGACAGTACCCAGCGCACAGCTGACATCCCCGCCCTCTTCCTGCTCGGCCGAGATGG CTACATGATCCGCCGCTCTCTGGAACAGCATGGGCTGCCATGGGCCATAATTTCCATCCCAGTCAATGTCACCAGCATCCCCACCTTTGAGCTGCTGCAACCGCCCTGGACCTTCTGGTAG